A single Elaeis guineensis isolate ETL-2024a chromosome 15, EG11, whole genome shotgun sequence DNA region contains:
- the LOC105058029 gene encoding 3-oxo-Delta(4,5)-steroid 5-beta-reductase: MSWWWAGAIGAARKKFDEDSGGGGAAAKFPSVGLVIGVTGIVGNSLAEILPLADTPGGPWKVYGVSRRPHPSSLASQTEGLAIEHVQCDISDREDALAKLSPLTDVTHIFYVAWVNRSTEAENREINSAMLRNVLTAVIPNAPNLQHVCLQTGRKHYLGSFESLGKVKGHEPPFVEDLPRLDCPNFYYDLEDILFEEVAKREGAVTWSIHRPTNIFGFSPSSLMNLMGILCVYAAICRREGVPLRWPGSRVLWEGFSDASDADLIAEHQIWAAVDPYAKNEAFNCSNGDVFKWKHLWPLLAKEFGVEWVGYQGEEARFKLEDAMKGKEGLWEKMVAEHELAPTRLEQVGNWWFADVVLGLEEEYLDSMNKSKEHGFLGFRNTVTSFNSWIDKIKAYKIVP; encoded by the coding sequence ATGAGCTGGTGGTGGGCCGGAGCTATAGGCGCCGCGCGGAAGAAGTTCGACGAGGACTCCGGCGGTGGCGGCGCCGCCGCCAAGTTCCCGAGCGTCGGCCTGGTAATCGGCGTCACTGGAATCGTCGGCAACAGCCTAGCCGAGATCCTCCCGCTCGCCGACACCCCCGGCGGCCCATGGAAGGTCTACGGCGTGTCCCGACGCCCCCATCCCTCCTCCTTGGCGTCCCAAACGGAGGGCCTCGCGATCGAGCATGTCCAGTGCGACATCTCCGATCGCGAAGATGCTCTTGCCAAGCTCTCCCCGCTCACCGACGTCACCCATATCTTCTATGTGGCATGGGTGAATCGCTCCACCGAGGCCGAGAACCGGGAGATCAATTCTGCCATGCTCCGCAACGTCCTCACCGCCGTCATCCCCAACGCTCCCAATCTCCAGCATGTTTGCCTCCAGACCGGCCGGAAGCACTACTTGGGCTCGTTCGAGTCCCTGGGCAAGGTGAAAGGCCATGAGCCCCCATTCGTCGAGGATCTCCCGCGGCTCGATTGCCCCAACTTCTACTACGACCTCGAGGACATCCTTTTCGAGGAGGTGGCGAAGAGGGAGGGGGCGGTGACGTGGTCGATCCACCGCCCGACGAACATCTTCGGCTTCTCGCCATCCAGCCTCATGAATTTGATGGGGATTCTCTGCGTCTACGCCGCCATATGCCGGCGAGAGGGGGTTCCTCTCCGGTGGCCGGGGAGCCGGGTTCTTTGGGAGGGGTTCAGCGATGCCTCCGATGCCGACCTCATCGCCGAGCACCAGATCTGGGCGGCGGTCGATCCGTATGCCAAGAACGAGGCCTTCAATTGTAGCAACGGGGATGTGTTCAAGTGGAAGCACTTGTGGCCGTTGCTGGCGAAGGAGTTCGGCGTGGAGTGGGTCGGCTACCAGGGGGAGGAGGCTCGGTTCAAGCTGGAGGACGCGATGAAGGGGAAAGAAGGTCTGTGGGAGAAGATGGTGGCGGAGCACGAGCTCGCGCCGACGAGGCTGGAGCAGGTGGGGAACTGGTGGTTCGCCGATGTGGTGCTCGGCCTGGAGGAGGAGTATCTGGACAGCATGAACAAGAGTAAGGAGCATGGCTTCTTGGGATTCCGAAACACGGTAACTTCTTTCAATTCTTGGATTGATAAGATTAAGGCTTACAAGATCGTTCCTTGA